One Brienomyrus brachyistius isolate T26 chromosome 24, BBRACH_0.4, whole genome shotgun sequence DNA segment encodes these proteins:
- the LOC125719962 gene encoding collagen alpha-1(XXIII) chain-like yields MDGQPGPSGLKGDKGDHGDGWPVEHFSNGAFAGLLSNQILTIKGDQGQAGPPGPPGPPGYPGLRGPPGNLGKDGPPGRAGDPGTPGPDGVEGPRGLPGVQGEKGEWGVPGPQGPPGLKGEPGLPGDRGEKGLDGLKGDKGDAGHAGPAGNKGQKGELGESEKTDFNAKLTEVLQGPPGPPGPPGPSGEQGPKGDLGLPGPPGVDGDKGVSGQKGQKGDRSLEDDLAQIIFQSGPPGPPGPPGPQGPMGYPGLPGPTGEAGQGLRGEKGDPGDRGPPGIRGVSGPAGLIGLPGIKGDKGKPGESGFDGFPGLIGEKGDRGDKGEKGDRGAMGKKGTRGQKGEQGPPGLDQPCPVGHDGLPIPGCWHK; encoded by the exons ATGGATGGACAGCCG GGACCATCTGGACTCAAAGGGGATAAG GGGGACCATGGAGACGGCTGGCCAGTG GAACACTTCTCCAACGGTGCCTTTGCGGGTCTACTCAGCAATCAGATCCTCACTATCAAG GGTGACCAAGGACAAGCCGGCCCCCCCGGTCCCCCAGGCCCTCCCGGATATCCCGGTCTGAGAGGGCCCCCAGGAAACCTAGGAAAGGACGGGCCCCCGGGGCGAGCTGGAGACCCA GGCACACCGGGACCGGACGGCGTTGAG GGACCCAGGGGGCTTCCCGGAGTTCAG GGTGAGAAAGGCGAGTGGGGTGTCCCTGGACCCCAAGGACCTCCGGGGTTAAAG GGAGAACCAGGTCTTCCTGGGGACCGGGGCGAGAAAGGCTTGGATGGACTAAAG GGAGACAAAGGagatgctggacatgcaggaccGGCGGGAAACAAA gggcagaagggcgagctggGGGAGAGTGAAAAGACTGACTTTAACGCCAAGCTAACCGAAGTCCTCCAG GGGCCTCCAGGCCCACCGGGGCCCCCGGGGCCCTCAGGAGAACAAGGACCAAAG GGAGATCTGGGCTTACCTGGACCACCAGGAGTTGATGGCGATAAG GGAGTCAGTGGACAAAAGGGACAGAAAGGAGACCGTAGTTTGGAAGACGATTTG GCTCAGATTATTTTTCAGTCAGGCCCCCCAGGGCCACCTGGACCTCCAGGACCCCAAGGCCCCATG GGATACCCCGGCCTACCTGGCCCCACG GGGGAAGCAGGACAGGGACTGAGAGGAGAGAAGGGGGACCCCGGGGATAGAGGCCCCCCAGGGATAAGG GGTGTTTCGGGGCCCGCGGGGTTAATCGGGCTCCCAGGCATTAAAGGAGATAAG GGAAAACCAGGGGAATCAGGATTTGAT GGGTTTCCAGGCCTAATAGGAGAAAAGGGTGATCGGGGTGACAAAGGCGAGAAG GGGGACCGGGGTGCTATGGGCAAAAAGGGCACCAGGGGGCAGAAGGGTGAGCAAGGACCCCCTGGTCTGGACCAGCCCTGTCCTGTG GGACATGATGGGCTACCTATACCAGGCTGCTGGCATAAG TGA